From a region of the Chitinophaga caseinilytica genome:
- the dinB gene encoding DNA polymerase IV has product MTLRKIIHIDMDAFYASVEQRDHPEYRGKPIAVGGSPEGRGGVVATASYEARKFGVRSAMPSKRALQLCPQIIFVYPRFDVYRDVSRHVRSIFQRYTDLIEPLSLDEAYLDVTLDKLNIGSAIAIAQQIKQAIRDELSLTASAGVSVNKFVAKIASDMQKPDGLTFIAPAQVETFMENLPVEKFFGVGKVTADKMQRMGLFKGADLKKLSENDLVQHFGKAGRFYFRIVRGQDDRAVQPHRETKSVGAEDTFPHDLTTLAEMNPELDKLAVKVASRLEKHQLKGRTVTLKVKYSDFRQITRNHSTIHPISDTETIAGAAKQLLAKTDPEEEGAKIRLLGITVSNFNDERPETPQLSLF; this is encoded by the coding sequence ATGACGCTCCGCAAAATCATTCATATCGACATGGATGCCTTCTACGCATCGGTGGAGCAGCGCGACCATCCGGAGTACCGCGGCAAACCCATTGCCGTGGGCGGCTCACCGGAAGGGCGTGGCGGAGTGGTGGCTACGGCCAGCTACGAAGCAAGAAAATTCGGCGTTCGCTCCGCCATGCCCTCCAAAAGAGCCCTGCAACTTTGTCCACAGATCATTTTCGTATATCCCCGGTTCGATGTCTACCGCGACGTATCCCGCCACGTCCGATCCATCTTCCAACGCTATACCGACCTCATCGAACCGCTTTCGCTGGATGAAGCCTATCTCGACGTTACCCTCGACAAACTCAATATCGGTTCCGCCATCGCCATCGCACAGCAGATCAAACAGGCGATACGCGACGAGCTGAGCCTCACCGCTTCCGCCGGCGTTTCCGTCAATAAATTCGTGGCGAAAATCGCGTCGGATATGCAGAAACCCGACGGGCTCACGTTCATCGCCCCCGCCCAGGTCGAAACCTTCATGGAAAACCTGCCCGTGGAAAAGTTTTTCGGAGTGGGAAAAGTAACGGCCGACAAGATGCAACGGATGGGGCTTTTCAAAGGCGCCGACCTGAAAAAACTGTCGGAAAACGATCTCGTCCAGCACTTCGGCAAAGCAGGCCGGTTCTACTTCCGCATCGTTCGCGGGCAAGACGACCGGGCCGTGCAGCCCCACCGGGAAACGAAGTCCGTAGGCGCGGAAGACACCTTCCCCCACGATCTCACCACCCTCGCCGAAATGAACCCGGAGCTGGACAAACTGGCCGTCAAAGTCGCATCCCGCCTGGAAAAGCATCAACTCAAAGGCCGCACCGTTACCCTGAAAGTGAAATACAGCGATTTCCGGCAGATCACGCGGAACCATTCCACCATCCACCCCATTTCCGACACGGAAACCATTGCCGGCGCCGCCAAACAGCTCCTCGCCAAAACCGATCCGGAAGAAGAAGGCGCCAAAATCCGGTTGCTCGGCATCACGGTGTCCAACTTCAACGACGAACGCCCGGAAACGCCCCAGCTTTCCCTGTTTTGA
- a CDS encoding DUF4251 domain-containing protein, giving the protein MRILNTIPVWLLAFTALACSSTQQVPTAGAENIKSIVPARSFVFRAQTVLPMSGRTRQVAGDGYEVIISKDTVNSYLPFFGRAYTAPIDPSRNGLDFISTDFEYTETAGKKGGWEITIKPRDNRDVQQMFFTISENGFASLQVTNNNRSPISYNGIITAESSRKRKK; this is encoded by the coding sequence ATGCGTATTCTGAACACGATCCCTGTCTGGCTCCTGGCGTTCACAGCGTTAGCTTGTTCTTCCACGCAACAGGTGCCTACCGCCGGCGCAGAAAATATTAAATCCATCGTTCCCGCCCGTTCCTTCGTTTTCAGGGCGCAAACCGTGTTGCCGATGAGCGGCAGAACGCGGCAGGTAGCGGGGGATGGGTATGAAGTGATCATTTCAAAAGACACGGTGAATTCCTACCTGCCGTTTTTCGGACGGGCTTATACCGCGCCGATAGACCCTTCCCGTAATGGGCTCGACTTCATTTCCACCGATTTCGAATATACGGAAACGGCCGGCAAGAAAGGCGGCTGGGAGATCACGATCAAACCCCGCGACAACCGCGATGTGCAGCAAATGTTTTTCACGATTTCGGAGAACGGGTTTGCATCGCTGCAGGTCACGAACAATAACCGGTCGCCCATTTCGTATAACGGCATCATTACGGCCGAAAGCAGCCGTAAGCGGAAGAAATAG
- a CDS encoding DUF2341 domain-containing protein translates to MKRLVFPLILLMLAQTAFAQRGGWNHSAAVRLNTTASGANVPGDVAGYPLAVSLNASNFNFSAAIANGADIRFSETPDGPFLPQSIEWWDPAAKEALVWVRIPLVKGSSRTQLLYMHWGNASATSADRPAEVFPVSDGFTGVWHLQEPGNTLPGGYADATANEANATGVNMMPYSTVKGVLGKAQRFRYPEKQWIKVDSDKRKLFDLVEQMTFSIWAYADTYSNAGDEAKRVLPGYETMFAKGDNSWRLQKFGIRNWHQPEADLVEICVERAAPRGDLCVVGKTDMRVKQWYHITGVHDFPYVHLYVNGKLEKTEKFDTPWKSDDHPVGIGNQSQFPDKGGRFWDGVLDEARVIGKVKDANWIKLDYESQRPGSRLLEFPAASASR, encoded by the coding sequence ATGAAACGACTTGTTTTCCCTTTGATATTGCTCATGCTGGCCCAAACGGCATTTGCACAGCGCGGCGGCTGGAACCACAGCGCCGCTGTCCGTCTGAACACGACCGCTTCCGGGGCCAATGTTCCGGGGGATGTGGCGGGCTATCCGCTGGCGGTTTCCCTCAATGCGTCCAACTTCAACTTTTCCGCCGCCATCGCAAACGGAGCAGACATCCGGTTCTCAGAAACGCCCGACGGGCCTTTCCTGCCGCAGAGTATCGAGTGGTGGGACCCCGCGGCCAAAGAAGCCCTCGTATGGGTCAGAATTCCCCTCGTAAAAGGCAGCAGCCGCACACAGCTGCTGTACATGCACTGGGGCAATGCTTCCGCCACTTCGGCCGACCGCCCCGCCGAGGTTTTCCCCGTATCCGACGGCTTCACCGGTGTATGGCACCTCCAGGAGCCCGGCAACACCCTCCCAGGCGGCTATGCAGACGCCACGGCCAACGAAGCCAATGCCACCGGTGTCAACATGATGCCCTACAGCACGGTGAAAGGCGTGCTGGGCAAGGCACAACGCTTCCGGTACCCGGAAAAACAATGGATCAAGGTAGATAGCGACAAGCGCAAGCTGTTCGACCTCGTGGAACAAATGACGTTTTCCATCTGGGCGTATGCCGATACTTATTCCAATGCGGGCGACGAAGCCAAAAGAGTGCTTCCGGGATACGAAACCATGTTTGCCAAAGGCGATAATTCCTGGCGGTTGCAGAAGTTCGGCATCCGCAACTGGCATCAGCCGGAAGCGGACCTGGTCGAGATTTGCGTGGAAAGGGCCGCGCCGCGCGGCGATCTTTGCGTAGTCGGTAAAACGGACATGCGGGTGAAACAATGGTACCACATCACCGGGGTGCATGATTTCCCGTATGTTCACCTGTACGTGAATGGTAAGCTGGAAAAAACGGAAAAATTCGATACCCCCTGGAAATCGGATGACCATCCCGTGGGGATCGGCAACCAGAGCCAGTTCCCGGATAAAGGCGGCCGTTTCTGGGACGGCGTGCTGGACGAAGCGCGGGTGATCGGGAAAGTTAAAGACGCCAACTGGATCAAACTGGATTATGAAAGCCAACGCCCCGGCAGCAGGCTGCTGGAATTTCCTGCGGCTTCCGCCAGCAGGTAA
- a CDS encoding outer membrane beta-barrel protein — MKNKMTLLLVLLLCGSFAASAQLKRFSIGPYVEAGFPVGDFSKTNNTGYGIGLNADIKLVAGFGVTGSVGYMRFGGKSENNIDYPNVAAVPVRIGLKYKLISILYVKAEAGAANYTGDLDGSAFLFAPGVGIRVLGLDVQAKWEGWFKNGTNSFFGLKAGYNF; from the coding sequence ATGAAAAACAAGATGACCCTTTTGCTGGTACTGCTGCTCTGCGGCAGCTTTGCCGCCAGCGCGCAATTAAAAAGATTCAGTATCGGCCCATATGTAGAAGCCGGCTTCCCGGTCGGGGATTTCAGCAAAACCAACAATACCGGCTATGGCATCGGTCTTAATGCAGATATCAAGCTGGTAGCAGGTTTCGGCGTGACGGGGTCTGTCGGTTACATGCGTTTCGGCGGCAAGTCCGAAAACAATATCGATTATCCCAATGTAGCGGCCGTTCCCGTTCGCATCGGCCTCAAATACAAACTGATTTCTATCCTGTACGTTAAGGCGGAAGCTGGTGCGGCCAATTATACCGGCGATCTCGACGGTTCGGCATTCCTCTTCGCTCCGGGCGTAGGCATCCGCGTGCTCGGGCTCGATGTGCAGGCCAAATGGGAGGGATGGTTTAAGAACGGCACCAACAGCTTCTTCGGGCTGAAGGCCGGGTATAACTTCTAG
- a CDS encoding DsbA family oxidoreductase — protein MKIDIWSDVACPFCYIGKRHLEAALAQFPHAKDVEVTWHSFELNPDAQKDYKEDHYTLLASKYGMTREAAVANSQRVSESGKAVGIDFKFDKLIHTNTFNAHRLIQLAAQHGKQDEIEERLFHAYFTEGKHIGETPVLEAIAREAGLDASEVLKGTDFTGEVRQDEAQAQQLGIRGVPFFVFDMKYAISGAQPVEAFHQTLEKVWSESHPSLVNVQGDADNTCSDGSCSI, from the coding sequence ATGAAAATAGACATCTGGTCGGACGTGGCCTGCCCGTTCTGTTACATCGGCAAACGCCACCTGGAGGCCGCGCTGGCCCAGTTCCCCCATGCGAAAGACGTGGAGGTGACCTGGCACAGTTTTGAGCTGAACCCCGATGCGCAAAAGGATTACAAGGAAGATCACTATACATTGCTGGCTTCGAAATACGGTATGACGCGTGAGGCGGCCGTGGCGAACTCCCAACGGGTTTCCGAGTCGGGAAAGGCCGTGGGCATCGATTTCAAGTTCGACAAGCTCATCCATACCAATACCTTCAATGCCCACCGGCTGATCCAGCTGGCGGCGCAGCATGGTAAGCAGGATGAAATCGAAGAGCGCCTTTTCCATGCTTACTTCACGGAAGGCAAACATATCGGTGAAACCCCGGTACTGGAAGCCATCGCCAGAGAAGCGGGCCTGGATGCATCGGAGGTACTGAAAGGCACGGATTTCACCGGCGAAGTGCGGCAAGACGAAGCGCAGGCCCAGCAACTGGGCATCCGCGGGGTGCCGTTTTTCGTGTTCGACATGAAATATGCCATCAGCGGCGCGCAGCCTGTAGAAGCCTTTCATCAAACCCTGGAAAAGGTTTGGAGCGAATCGCACCCTTCGTTGGTGAACGTACAGGGCGATGCGGACAATACCTGTTCCGACGGGTCGTGCAGCATCTAA
- a CDS encoding M1 family metallopeptidase, whose protein sequence is MPALQQTKNWLAAMAGCICICSTAAAQQPESRYNAYEAFNPVFYPENGTDERTASGRPGARYWQNGADYKIDVTFDDVKETVSGTVIITYKNNSPENLPFLWLQLDQNIYKLSSRSVAATSPTGGRWANRNFDGGYNITNVALLQAGKSQKAEFNVNDTRMRVELPQALKANGGTLQLQVDFSFSIPEYGTDRMGILNTKNGRIYEIAQWYPRMCVFDNVLGWNTLPYMGQGEFYLEYGNIDYNVTAPAAHIVVGSGELLNPAEVLTATQLARWKQASASDKTVMLRDLSEVNDPASRPAKEKLTWKFRCVNTRDVAWAASKSFIWDAARINLPAGKKALAMSVYPEESAGDSAWRRSTEFVKGCIEHYSEKWYPYTYPVAVNVAGIVGGMEYPGIVFCSSRSQKGGLWGVTNHEFGHNWFPMIVGSNERRFGWMDEGFNTFINGIADRAFNNGEFYHPRDRHSVARMMFYDSAAAILHRPDVIKPMSYGTLGYYKPAVGLELLRDVVLGEERFDKAFRYYIDNWAFKHPTQWDFFRAIENSAGESLDWFWRGWIINNWKVDMAAGTVLQRNDSTTAIQVICVEKAPMPVTVEIKEADGKTSRVDLPVEVWQGGGSWTFHHLSKSKVVAVTVDPDKVLPDVNPANNTWKPAP, encoded by the coding sequence ATGCCTGCATTACAGCAAACTAAAAATTGGCTCGCCGCCATGGCGGGATGCATTTGCATCTGCTCCACGGCCGCAGCGCAACAACCAGAATCCCGCTACAATGCCTACGAAGCCTTCAACCCGGTGTTCTATCCCGAAAACGGCACAGACGAGCGCACCGCCAGCGGCCGCCCCGGCGCCCGCTACTGGCAGAACGGTGCAGATTACAAGATCGACGTTACGTTCGACGACGTGAAGGAAACCGTTTCCGGCACCGTGATCATCACTTACAAAAACAACAGCCCCGAAAACCTGCCGTTCCTCTGGCTGCAGCTCGACCAGAACATTTACAAGCTCTCGTCGCGCTCCGTAGCCGCTACATCGCCTACGGGCGGCCGCTGGGCCAACCGCAATTTCGATGGCGGGTACAACATCACCAACGTGGCCCTGCTGCAGGCGGGCAAATCGCAGAAAGCGGAATTCAATGTCAACGATACCCGCATGCGCGTAGAACTGCCGCAGGCGCTGAAAGCCAATGGCGGCACGCTCCAGCTGCAGGTGGACTTTTCGTTTTCCATTCCGGAATACGGGACAGACCGCATGGGCATCCTCAATACGAAAAATGGCCGCATTTACGAGATCGCGCAATGGTATCCGCGGATGTGCGTGTTCGATAACGTGCTCGGCTGGAACACGCTGCCCTACATGGGCCAGGGCGAATTCTACCTGGAATACGGCAATATCGATTATAACGTGACGGCGCCGGCCGCGCATATCGTAGTAGGTTCGGGCGAATTGCTCAATCCTGCCGAAGTGCTCACGGCCACGCAGCTCGCCCGCTGGAAACAAGCTTCCGCGAGCGATAAAACCGTGATGCTGCGCGACCTTTCCGAAGTGAATGACCCCGCATCCCGCCCGGCCAAAGAAAAACTGACCTGGAAGTTCCGTTGCGTCAACACCCGCGACGTAGCCTGGGCCGCCAGTAAATCGTTCATCTGGGACGCAGCGCGCATCAATCTGCCCGCAGGTAAAAAAGCCCTCGCCATGAGCGTGTATCCCGAAGAAAGCGCAGGAGATTCCGCCTGGCGCCGTTCCACCGAATTCGTGAAAGGCTGCATCGAACATTATTCCGAAAAATGGTACCCCTACACTTATCCCGTTGCCGTAAACGTAGCCGGGATCGTTGGTGGGATGGAATATCCCGGCATCGTGTTCTGCTCTTCCCGCTCGCAGAAAGGCGGACTGTGGGGCGTAACCAACCACGAATTCGGACATAACTGGTTCCCCATGATCGTGGGCAGCAACGAAAGAAGGTTCGGCTGGATGGACGAAGGTTTTAATACCTTCATCAACGGGATCGCAGACCGGGCTTTCAATAATGGGGAGTTCTATCACCCGCGCGACCGCCATTCCGTGGCCCGCATGATGTTCTACGATTCCGCCGCCGCCATCCTGCACCGGCCTGACGTGATCAAGCCCATGAGCTACGGGACCCTCGGCTATTACAAACCCGCTGTAGGCCTGGAGCTCCTCCGCGATGTGGTGCTCGGCGAAGAACGATTCGACAAAGCCTTCAGATATTATATCGACAATTGGGCGTTTAAACACCCTACGCAGTGGGACTTCTTCCGTGCCATCGAGAACAGCGCCGGTGAAAGCCTGGACTGGTTCTGGCGCGGCTGGATCATCAATAACTGGAAAGTGGATATGGCCGCCGGAACCGTGCTCCAGCGCAACGATTCCACCACCGCCATCCAGGTGATCTGCGTGGAAAAAGCGCCCATGCCGGTGACCGTGGAGATCAAGGAAGCCGACGGCAAAACTTCCCGTGTCGATCTGCCCGTGGAAGTTTGGCAAGGCGGCGGGTCATGGACGTTCCATCACCTCTCCAAAAGCAAAGTGGTGGCCGTTACGGTAGACCCCGACAAGGTACTGCCCGACGTCAACCCCGCGAACAATACCTGGAAACCAGCCCCCTGA